In the genome of Vanacampus margaritifer isolate UIUO_Vmar chromosome 1, RoL_Vmar_1.0, whole genome shotgun sequence, one region contains:
- the LOC144045046 gene encoding uncharacterized protein LOC144045046 isoform X3, translating to MHKATCDAFHLSRLQKSSASTFCPSRTNTRALPFWPYTALCCPLELTSKSHRAQIANVTRPNPGSRSHGRSSLCELASETSQEKRVVSLQVG from the exons ATGCACAA ggccacGTGTGATGCTTTTCATTTGAGTCGCCTTCAGAAGTCTTCCGCCTCCACTTTCTGTCCATCACGCACCAACACAAG GGCGCTGCCATTTTGGCCTTATACTGCCCTCTGCTGTCCATTGGAATTGACGTCAAAGTCCCATCGGGCTCAGATTGCGAACGTCACAAGACCAAACCCAGGAAGCAG ATCCCACGGGCGCAGCAGCTTGTGCGAGTTGGCATCCGAAACCTCTCAGGAGAAGCGTGTTGTCTCTTTGCAG